The sequence GCTCCGCCGTGATATGCACCTGCGCACAAAGAAAAACATCCTGGAGGCAGCCATGCTCAGATCGGATATCATCGACCAACTCGGCCCAGGCACAACCTGGGACATGATCATCATCGGCGGCGGGGCCACGGGGCTGGGCTGCGGCGTGGACGCGGCCGGCCGTGGATACAAGACCCTGCTGCTGGAGGAGCGCGACTTCTCCCAGGGCACCTCCAGCCGCTCCACCAAACTTGTCCACGGCGGGGTGCGCTACCTGCAGCAAGGCAACCTGGCCCTGGTCATGGACGCCCTGCACGAACGCGGCGTGCTGCTCCGAAACGCACCGCATCTGGTCTACAACCAGGCCTTTGTCGTGCCGGACTACAAATGGTGGGAGCGCCCGTTCTACGGCGTGGGCCTCAAGCTCTACGACATGCTGGCCGGCAAGCTGGGCTTCGGGCGCTCGCGCGTCCTGTCGCGCGCCAAGACCCTGAACATGATCCCCAACCTCGAACCCACGGACCTGCGCGGCGGGGTCATCTACTACGACGGCCAGTTCGACGACTCCCGCCTGGCCATCACCCTGGCCCGCACCATGAAAGACCTGGGCGGGCTGCCGGTCAACCACATGGGCGTAACCGGACTCATCAAGGACGAGGACGGACTGGTTTGCGGCGTGCATGCCAGAAACTCTTTGACGGGCGAGAGCCGCGAGCTGCGCGCCAAGATCGTCATCAACGCCACGGGCGTGTTCGTCGACGACATCCGGCGCATGGACGACGAGGGCGCGGCCAGACTCATCGCCCCGTCCCAGGGCATCCATCTGGTCCTGGACAAGTCCTTCTCCCCCGGCGACACGGCCATCATGGTCCCGCATACCGACGACGGCCGGGTCATCTTCCTCGTGCCCTGGCACGGACGCGTGCTGGTCGGAACCACGGACGTGGCCCTGGACAGCGCAAGCCCCGAACCACGACCCATGGAGGAAGAGATCACCTTCCTGCTTGAACACGCGGGCCGCTACCTGACCCGCGACCCCAAGCGCAGCGACATCTTGAGCGTCTTCGCCGGCATCCGGCCCCTGATCCGGGCCGAAGGCGAAGGCAAGACCTCGTCCCTGTCCCGCGACCATCACCTGACCATCTCCCAGAGCGGGCTGGTGACCATCGCGGGCGGCAAATGGACCACCTACCGCAAGATGGGCGAGGACGCCGTGACCCAGGCCGCGCGCTTCGCGGGCCTGCCCCCCCACTCCTGCAAGACCGAGAACCTGCCCCTGCACGGCTGGCTGAGCGGGGTGGACCCGCGCGACCACCTCTCGGTCTACGGCAGCGACATTGAGGAAATCCGCGAGATGATCCGCCGCGACCCGGAACTGGGCAAGCCCCTGCACTACAAGCTGCCCTACCTGCGGGCCGAGGTGGTCTGGGCCGTGCGACGTGAATGGGCCCGGACCCTGTCCGACGTGCTGCGCCACCGCACCCGCGCGCTGATCCTGGACGCGGCCGTGAGCATGATCATCGCCCGCGACGTGGCCGAGATCATGGCCCGTGAACTGGACCAGGGTAAAGACTGGATCGAGGAACAGGTGGGGTCTTTCCGGGAACTGGCGCGAACCTATCTGGCGGGCTGAAAACGGCGCGGCGGGTGTGAGCCCGCCGCGATCCAACAAAAACTCAGGCCTCGAACGCGGCCCAGGGAAAGTCGGCGTCGTCACGCAGCGTCAGTGTCGCACCGGGCAGTTCCACTGGCGCTCCCGCATCCGCTTCGGGCCAGGCCAGAGTGACGAGGCCGCCCGTGACCGCCGAGGTCACGCCTACGATGGAATCCTCCACGGCCATGCACTCGTGCGGAGCCAGCCCGGCCCGCCGCGCGGCCTCCTGGTACGGGTCCGGCGCGGGCTTGCCGCAGGCCACGTCGTTGCCGCAGACCGTGAAGGCCATCAGCTCCCACAGCCCGAGCACGCGCAGGTTGGCCTCGATGACCGGGGCCTCGCCGTTGGACACGGCGGCCTGGAGCACGCCGAGCGTGTGCAGGCGTTTCACCGCGGCCACGGGGCCGGGGCGCATCATGTCCGCGCGCAGCCCTGCCATGTAGGCGCAGGCGCAATCGGCGCGGAAAGCGTCCTCGGTCAGTCCGGCGGGCAGACGCGGCTGCAGGATGGCCCACTTCTCCGGCATGGTCTTGCCCAGAAGTTCGATGTTGGCTTCCTCGGTCAAGAGGTAACCATGCCCCGCGCACCAGTCGCGGATGACCTCAAAATGCAGGCCCTCGGTGGTGATGAGGGTGCCGTCGATATCCCAGAAAACGGCCTTGGGCCGCTCCACAAGCTTCATTTTTCCTCCTGTTTGCATGCTTCCAGCACCGCCTTGGCCCGGGCCGGAAAATCGGTGATGATGCCGGCCGCCCCTTCGCGGGCCAGCCACAGTATGTCTTCCTCACGGTTCACGGTGTAGACGTTGGTTTCAAATCCGGCCTCGGCAAAGGCCGCGATGCGTCCCGGAAAAAGCCCCTTGAAGGACGGATGCACCGCCACGGCCTCAAGGCTCCTGAGCCGCGCCACGATGTCCTGCGTTGAGCCGGCCATGGCCTTTTCGTCCAGCAGCAGACCCACGGGCACTTCCGGGCAGAGCTCGCGGAACAGCTCCAGCGACTTCTGCCTGAAGGACGAGACCAGCACCCGGCCATCCAGCCCTGCGGCACGGATCAGCCCTACGACAGCGTAGACCAGCCCTTCGTCATCCCCGCCGAGCATGTCCTTGATCTCGACATTGACGGCCAGCCCGCTTTCACGGGTCCAGGCCAGCGCTTCGGCCAGGGTCGGGATCGCCTCGCCGGCGAAGGCGGCCAGCTGCCCGGCTTCCACCTCGCCGCCGGCCACGGTCCCGAACGGGTCGCGCCGCGCGAACCAACTCCCCGCGTCCAGGCTGCGGATCTGATCCAGGGTCAGCCGATTCACCACATGATGCCTGCGCGGGGGCATCCCCGGCCGCGATGCGATGTCCGTGACGCGGCGCAGACCGTGGTCGTGAGTGACGACGACCTTGCCGTCAAGGGTGAGGTGCACGTCCAGTTCCCAGCCGTCCGCACCCTGGGCCAGGGCGGCGCGGGCCGCGGCCATGGTGTTTTCCGGGGCCGCGCTGCGCGCCCCGCGATGCGCCCAGACTTCCGGCAAGGCGAATGTTTTTCTCATGAAATGATCCTCTCCTTCAAAATATCCTCCCGCACGGACGCGCCTATCGAACTTCGTCCGTCAAACCATGCGCAACGTCTTCGCGCGTGCTACCTGATCCGGGAGAAAAGCAAAAGAAGGGAGGATGCCCGAAGGCGGCGAGACGGGATGAGTTCACACCTCTCGAACGGGACAATGCACAGGCCCTGAAATGCTTTCATCCGCCTTCAGCCCGGAAGGATCTGAGAGCCTACGTTTGATGGCTTCCAGCTCGTCCAGGTTTTCGAAGAACAGATCGACGATCCTGGGGTCGAACATCCCTCCCCGCTCCTCGCGAATGAACCGCAGCACCTTTTCCTTGGGCCAGGCGGGCTTGTAGACCCGGCCCAGCGACAACGCGTCATAGACGTCCGCTAGGGCGCAGATCCGCGCCAGCAGGTTGATCTCCTCTCCCTTCAGGCCGCAGGGATAACCGGTCCCGTCCCAGCGCTCGTGATGCTGCAGGGCGATGGCGCGGGCGCCGGCCATGAGCTTGCGGTCGGAGGTGTGCAGAATGCGCTGCCCGATGACCGTGTGGTGCTTGATCTTCTCGAATTCCGCCTCGGTGAGCTTGCCGGGCTTGTTCAGGATCGCGTCCGGAATTCCGATCTTGCCGATGTCGTGCATCGGGGCCGCGGCCTGAATGAGCGCGATGTCTTCCGTGGACAGCCCGTATTTCTCCCCGAGCAGGGCCGAATAGGCGGCCACCCTGCGCACATGGTTGGCCGTGTCCTGCGAACGTGTCTCGATGACATCGCCCAGGGTGGACAAAAGCTCTGTCTGCGTCTCGATCATCTCGCGGTTCAAGTCCATTATTTCGGCATTGCCGAGATTGATCTTGCGCTGCTTGAGCACGTTTTGGACCAGGAGCACGATGATCACCCCGAGAATGGCGATGACCACCAGGGCGCTCAAAATGACGGAGCGATGGACCTCGAAATAGGACAACGGACGGTTCAGCAGGACCGCGTTCTCCGGCAGGACGGACACGGGGATGGCGAAGCGCTGCAGCGCCACGTAGTCGTAGGTGTGCCGGTTCACACCCTGCAACTTGCTGTAGGTCGCGGGCGGATTCTTTCCGGCCAGACGTTCGAGCAGCGTCTGTGCGGCTTTGCGTCCGTGCCCGAAGGCGCTGGTCACGCACCCGCCGACCACGCCTGAATTCAGCTGAAAATCCCAGGCCACGTACACCGGCACGGGCGAAGCGGCGGCAATGGCCCGGGGAATCTCTTCCGCCGTGAACACCTGTCCCGCCGCGTCCTGAAAATAGACCAGCAGGTAGATCAGTTCGCCGGGAACGCGCTGCCGGGCAAATTCGACCAGCTGCTCACGGGTCATGGGAGGGACGACCTCCACCCGGCTGGCCACAGCATGGGTCTGCTGCAGCAGATCGCGCAGGATGGTCTGTCCGGTCAACGTGCCGTCGATCATGACGAAAATTTTCCGCGTGCCCGGATTTTGCTTCAATGCCGCGCCAAGCGTCTCCAGATGCGCCAGGCTTTCGATGATGATGTTCATGTCCCTGGCGTTGGTCGGGATGGAACTTATGTCGTTTATTCCGCAGGCAACGATGGGTGTCTTCGGGAACAGCTCGTCCCGGTATCTGGCTACCAGCTCCAAGGCATGGTCGTCGGTGAGAATGATCCCGTCGAAGCGGGACCTGGTGTACTTCTCGCGATAAAGAAGCAGCAACTGCTTGAGATAGGCGGAGGATCCGTGGTGCTTGGCGTCCATGTATTCCACGCGGTAGCGCCCCCGCACGTCCGGGGCCTGCAGCACCGACACTATCCCGTCATGCAGGTCCCTGGTCCAGGAATAGTCCGGCGCGTAGGAATGCAGCACCAGCACGCTGGGCCCCGCCCCGTCTTCGGCAGGCGCATCCGACTTCCAGACGACAAGCAGCGCCGCAAGGACGAAAAGCGGAAACAAAAGCCAAGAGCGCATGGAAGGGTTCATGGCCGTTTTCTAGCACACCGCTTCCACAAGCGGCAAGGCGCAAGGCGTCCGGCGCGCCTCTTTGCCGAAGAAAGACACTCCAATATACATATCACCCCCGATTCCTTTCCAGTCCTCAAATTTGATACCCCCACGCATGGACCCAAACACCTTGACTCCGTACCAATAATTAGTACAAAGGATGCAACATGACATGGACTGTCACCCTTTCCTCCAGAGTTGCAAAGGGATGCAAGACTCTGCCAAAAGCGGTCAAAAAAGCCCTGGCGCTGCTTTTGACGGATATTGAAGATTCAGGACCCGTTCGAGGAGATTGGCCAAATTATTCGAAGCTGGGCCATGGCCGACATCATTGCCACATCAGGAAAGGGCGCCCAACCTATGTGGCCGTGTGGGAAGAAAATAACGGAAAAGTGAAGCTCGTCGAGGTGACATATGTTGGAACGCACGAAAAAGCCCCATACTGAGAACGTGACCATCCGCATCACCGGCCCTGCAAGCAGGAAAAAAGAAGCTGTAAAGATACTCGCACACCTTGGTTTCGCAATTCAGGAAGAAACTTCTACCACGCCATGGCGCGAAACGTTGGGCTTCGAGAATTCGCAGCTGCCTGGCGTATTTCTGGCCGGAGCCCGGCATCGGGAAGGAATGACCCAGGAGCAGCTGGCCAAGGCCACGGGCATTGCACGGCGGCACATCTCCGAGATGGAGAACAACAAGCGCCCCATCGGCAAGCTGAACGCCCGCAAACTGGCCGCAGCCCTGCATGTCGATCCCAGACGCTTTCTGTCGGCCTGATCCGGTGATATCGAAAAACCTGAAATGATCAGCCGACACTCGAACTGCAGGCCAAAGCAAATAAAAAGCCAATAGATCCAGATAAATACTTATCCATTATCATCAGGAAAGCACATATGGAATACACGTTACGACGCACAAGCAGAAAAAGAGAGAATGATGAAGCATGGGGAGTTCTTCGTCGGTGCACATGGGGTTTTCTCTCCGTAGTCGGACCGAATGCGACGCCTTATGGGGTCCCCCTCAATTACGCACTCCTTGAGCAGGATGATGAAAAACACCTCATCTTCCACTGCGCCAATGAAGGTCGCAAGACAGATTACCTGAAACTCAACCCTCAAGCCGCCTTCGTCGCGGTCGAAAATGCCGAAACGCTTCCCGAGAAATTCAGCACCGCATATGCCAGCGCCATGGTTTCCGGATACATTGAAAGAGTCGATGACCCGGAAACGAAAAGGGCTTTGTTGAAATTTTTTGTGCAAAAACTCGCCCCAGGCTTTCAGGAACGCGGCGACAGGCACATCGAACACCGACTGAGCGACTGCTGCGTTTTGAAACTCAAAATCGAGCACATTTGCGGAAAAGGTCGCAAGAAAGAAGAACCATACGCCTTGGCCGATCTGGGATTCTAGCTCCTCGCGCGACAGGCAAAGCGCCTCTTTGCCCGCATACGGACATGATGCCCGTATGCGGACATGACACGCCGCAAAGTATGTCTTTCTTGATACAACTCCAATGCGACGACTCCATTCAATAATCAAAATTCGCTACTAATCCAGATTATTATAACGACTACCTGAGATTGCATGCAAAGAGGATCACTTCTTGCTTTGAGACCTGCATGCGTATTCATCAAGAACTCCATTGATTTCAATCGACAAACACGAACATCAAAATTTCAAGCGGAGGTTTATAAAAACATGCGATTACAGGACGCGTCACTCCTTTGTTCCAAGTGTCATATCGGCGGTGTATGGGTTGAGGCAGACGGCAACGGTTCATTCCCGGTCATAAACAAAACAACCGGCGACGTGATCTGCACAGTCCCGAATTGCGGAAAATCCGAAACAGACCGTGCGATCGCCTCAGCAGCCGAAGCTTTCAAGACCTGGGGCGCAATGACCGGAAAAGAACGCGGCCTTGTCCTGCACCGATGGCATGCTCTCATCCACGAAAACATTGACGACCTCGCCCTGATACTGACTCTGGAGCAGGGAAAGCCCCTTGCGGAATCCAGAGGGGAAATACTTCTGGGATGCACCTATATAGACTGGTTCGCAGAGGAGGGACGCCGGGCATACGGTGAAGTCATTCCTTCCCCGTGGAGCGGCAAGCAGCCCCTGGCCATACGCCAGCCGATCGGCGTGGCGGCGGCCATAACACCCTGGAATTTCCCGAACTCCATGATCACGCGAAAAGCCGCGCCAGCCTTGGCGGCCGGGTGCCCGGTCATCGTCAAACCCGCATCCGCGACCCCCTTGTCCGCGCTTGCGCTCGGGGTCCTGGCTGAGCGCGCAGGTTTTCCTGCGGGCGTATTCTCCGTGATCACCGGCAACGCGCGCGAAATCGGAGACGCCTTGTGCCAGAGCCCAACAGTGCGCGCGCTCAGCTTTACCGGCTCCACTCCTGTCGGGAAGAAACTCATGGCCCAATGTGCGCAGACCATGAAAAAGCTGTCCCTTGAACTGGGCGGCAACGCGCCGTTTCTTGTTTTTGAAAAAGGGGATGTGGAGGACGCCGTGCGCAGCGCAGTGGGCTGCAAATTTCGGAATGCCGGGCAAACCTGCATCTGCGCCAACCGTTTTCTGGTGGAGGACGCTGTGCACGATGAATTCGTGGAGCGCCTCAAGACGGAAGTCGGCAGGATCATCCTGGGAGACGGAACCAAGACCGGAGTAACCCAAGGCCCGCTCATCGACGGCAAGGCTTTCGCCTTCATGCACGAGTTGCTGCAGGACGCGACAAGCAAAGGAGCCACCATCGTGTGCGGCGGCAAGCCGTCGGCCCTGGGCGGGAACTTCTTCAAGCCCACCATCGTCACCGACGTGACCAGGGACATGCGTCTCTTCCAGGAGGAAATCTTCGGCCCCATCGCCCCGATCATTCGCTTCTCCAGCGAAGAAGAGGCCATCGAACTTGCAAACGACACGCCCTACGGACTGGCCAGCTATGTCTTCACCCGCGATCTGCCCCAGCTGTGGAGAGTCGTGACCAGGCTCGAATATGGACTGGTCGGCGCCAACGAGGTCGCCCTCGCCTCGGGCGAAGTCCCGTTTGGAGGCGTGAAGGATAGCGGACTTGGCCGGGAAGGCGGTCGGCAGGGATTGGATGAGTACCTGGAAACCAAGTACATCCTGCTTGGAGGTCTGGACAAGCGCTAGTGCGCCCGGCGTGGAAATCCTCCAAGAGCATTCACCTGAAAAAGTGATGCCAGGGGCTGCCTTCTCGGCGGTCCCTGGACGCTGATCAGCCCCTTTTCGGTTTGCCGGGATGACCGTCAGCTTTAGCCGCCGTCCCTGGGCGTCTCACCGAGCTCCTTGAGCTTGCGGAAGACCGTGCTGCGGTTGATGCCGAGTTTCTTGGCCGCATCGTTCACGGATCCGAACTGGTCGATCGCCTTCCGCAGGACGCTCCCTTCCAGGTCCTGCATTATTTCCTTGAAAGTGCGGCCCTCCAGATCCACATCGGCGAGATTTTCAGGGCAGACGCAGGGCTTGCCGCGCGTGCCACGGGCGAAAGGAAGATCCTCCACGCCGATAAAGCTTTTCCGGCTGGTGACCACCAGCCCTTGAATCAGATTTTCAAGCTCCCGCGCGTTGCCCGGCCAGGAATGACGCAACAGGGCGTCGTCGGCCTCGGCGCTGATCTTCATCTCGCGTCTGTATTTGGCGCAAAAGAAATCCAGGAATCCGTGAGCCATGGGCAGTATGTCCGCTCTGCGCTCGCGCAGGGGCGGCAGTTTCAGGACGGCCACCTTCAGACGGTAGTAGAGGTCGGAGCGGAAGTTGCCCAGACGCACTTCCTTCTCGAGATCCTTGTTCGTCGCAGCCAGGACGCGCACATCGACCTTGCTTGCAGATGTGGCGCCGACCCGCATCACCTCCCTGTCCTGAAGCAGTCGGAGCAGGCTCGACTGCATGGTCAGGGGCAGATCTCCAATCTCATCCAGAAACAGGGTGCCGGACGCGGCCGCCTCTATGAGCCCGATCTTGCCGTGCCTGCTGCCCCCGGAAAAAGTGCCGCTGGTGTAGCCGAAGAGCATCGTCTCAATCAGGCTTTCGGGGATACTCGAACAGTCGGCCTTGATGAAGGGTTTTTCGGACCTGGGGCTGACCGAGTGGATATGCCGGGCGACGACGTCCTTGCCTACGCCGGTTTCGCCGATGAGCAGCACCGTGGCATCCGTCTCGGCGATGTTGTCGATCTGGCTGTAGATTTTGCGCATGGCCGGGCTGTGGACGACGCGAGGATACTCGGCCGCATATTTCTGATCGGCCATATTCATGGTCTGGTACGCGTCGAGAAGTTCCTTCTGGATCGCGAGCTTGCGCTTCAAGTCCATGAGGGTGGTCACGTCGCGCATAAAGGTGATGACAAACGCCACCTCTCCCGATTCGTCGAGGATGGGCGTTCCTTCCAGGATGAGCTTGCGGCCTCCCGCGTTCTGGATGCTGGAGTGGCTCCGCTTGGTCTTGACGATCTCGGGATTGATGACAACGTCGAAGAGCCCGTGCTCCATCATCTCCACGGCCGACTTTCCGAGCAAGGATTCTCTGGGGATTCCGGTCAGTTCGCTGTGCCGGTTATTCAGATAGACAACGATTCCGGCGTGATCGGTGATGCACACGGCGTCTTTGAAGCTGTCGAGAAACTGTTCGAAGAATTTTGAAAACATGGATTGTCTTGGAAGAATGTTCGGAGTCAAAAGAAATTTCTTCTTCCGATCCCGCGCGCTCTGTCAAGGCGGGAGTTGGGGCGGTTCATGGCGGCGTGCGTTCATGCGCCGTGAACGTGTGCGTGCGGGGCCTGAACCGGACGGCCGGCATGAAAAAGCCCCGTCAGATGGACCTGCGGGGCGTCGGAGGGAGAGGACGGGGCTAAGCGGCTATGGCCTTCAGCCTTGCCATGAGGGCGGGGGCGAGCTTCGCGTCTCCCATGGGAAAGGGTCGCTTCAGGAATTGGTACTTGGGCTGCCCCATGCGGTGATAAGGCAGGAGTTCGTAGGTCAGCCGTTCGCGCTTGGGCAGATGCGCGACAATGGCCCTGATGTCTTCCTCGGTGTCGTTGAATCCGGGAATGACCGGAGTGCGCACCGTGATGGGCAGGTCAGGATAGGCGCGGAGCACGCTCTCAAAGTTTTCGAGGATGAGTTCGTTTCCGACGCCTGTGCCCTGCCTGTGCCGTGCCGAGGACATGGACTTGATGTCGAAGATGAGGCCGTCAAGGAGCCCGCAGGCTTCGAGCAGCGCCTCTGTGGAACAGTGGCCGCAAGTTTCCATGACGGTGTTGATCCGTCTGCGCCTGGCGTCGCGCAGCAGGGCCAGCGCGAATTCGGGCTGAAACATGGCTTCGCCGCCGCTCAGGGTCATGCCGCCGCCGGAACGGGCATAGAAGACGCCGTCCTGTTCAACCGCGTTCAGGACCGCGTCCACGGTCATGGCCTTGCCGTAGACGCTCAAAGCTCCCGTCGGACAGGCGTCGACGCAATCCGGCGCAGTCCCGCAGAGGGCGCAGTCGATGGCCGGCAGCCCTTCGATGTCCATGATGCGGGAGCTTGGACAACTGGTGATGCACCGCCCGCAGACGGCCGGGGTCAGGCATTTCGCCATATTGAAGGCCAGCTCGGGCCGCAGATGCTGGGATTCGGGATTACTGCACCAGTCGCAGCGCAGCGGGCAGCCTTTGAGGAAGACCATGGTGCGGATGCCTGCCCCGTCATGGACGGTGTATTTCTGGATGTTGAAGACGTATCCTTGCTGATTCATGTCACTCATGTCTTTCTCGTCGTTGTCGAAAGGGTGCGAGGGGAGCGCGGCCCCCTCGCACGGATTGATTCACATGTCGCCGTGTTCGGTACGTTCGATGATGTCGTTCTGGAGGTCGCGGGACAGGTCGCAGAAGTATGCGCTGTACCCGGCGATGCGGACCAGCAGCGAACGGTAGCTGTCCGGATCTTTCTGGGCGGCGAGCAGCGTTTCGCGATTCACGATGTTGAACTGCAGGTGCCACAGCTTCAGGTCGCACCAGGTGCGGATCATGTCCATGACCTTCCTGGTGCCCACGTCGCCCGCCACGCACTTGGGTGAGAGCTTTATGTTCAGCAGCCGGGACGCGCGGTTGGTCAGGCCGTAGTTTTTGGTATGGTAGTTGGACAGCATGACCGCGGTGGGACCGTTCCTGTCGGCGCCGTGGGACGCGGACGAGCCGTCGGACAGGGCGGTCCAGGCCAGGCGGCCGTTGGGCGTGGCGGACACGACCTTGCCGAAGGGCACATGCGAGGTGATGGGCACGTAGCGGACGTCGACGTGGATACCGCGTTCTTCGGAGCAGCGTCTGGCTTCGAGCTGGGTGAACCGGTCGATATCCTTGGCGATGCTGTCGGCGTATGGATCGTTGTTGCCGTAGCAGGGAGCGCCCTTGAGCATTTCCCGCACGGGCAGGTACCCTTCGAAGTTGGCCTTCAGGGCCGCGACGACTTCGGCCATGCTCAGCTTCTTGTCCTCGAAGACCAGCTTTTTGATGGCCGCCAGGGAATCGACGACGGTGCCGTAGCCCAGGAACTCAAAGTAGGAGTAGTCGACGCCGCCTTCGATCTTGTATTCGTGCAGGTCCTGCATATTTTCCATGCAGAGGTTGTGCATAAGAGATGAAAAAGGCGCGGCGAAGTGCATGGGCCTCAGGCGGTCGACGACGTATTGCTGCTGGAAGGCCTTGCGCAGCAGATTCAGATGCTGGGCCTTGTAAGCTTCATAGAATTCCTCCCAGGTCTGCATGGCGCAGGGATCGCCGGTCTCAAGGCCGATGACCTCGTCACCGTAGTGCGGCATGCGGCCTTCGTGCATCAGCATCTCAAGCGCGGAAGCGAAATTGATGTAGACGCAGCCGGAGGTGTAGGTGTCGCGGTTGGGCATACGCGCCTCGGTGCAGCCGGAGACGGCGTAGTCCAAGGCTTCGCTCATGGGTGCGCCCTTGATGGCGTACAGCGGCACGACCTCCTCGTCGTTGATCAGCTTGGGAAAGCCGGAGCCATCCTTCACGGTCAGGGCCACCTCATGCAGAAACCGTTCGGGGGAGCGGCTATGGATGCGCGCCGCCAAGTCGGGATAGTTCAGGGGGAAGTCCCGCTTGGATTCGAGAAAGAGGTAGGAGAGGTCGTTGGTGGCGTCCTCGCCGTCCGGGGTCTGACCGCCGATGGTCACCGCCTCCCAGTGCGCGTATCCCTCCTGGAATTCATTACCCGTGGGGTTGATGTACAGGTCGATGAACTGGGCCATGTCGACCCACATGCATTCCAGCAGCTCGCGGGCCTCTTCGCGGGTGATGACCCCGTTTCTGATGTCGGCCTCGTAGTAGGGAAAGAGGTACTGGTCCATGCGGCCATTGGAGATGATGGCGCTGGCCTTCTGCTCGATGCGGGAAAACATCTGTACGAACCACTGGCACTGCATGGCTTCGCGAAAGCTGCGGGCGGGGTATGCGGGCACATGCTCGCAGGTCTCGGCGATCTGGAGCAGTTCCGCCTTGCGCCTCGGGTCCGTTTCCCCGGCGGCCAGATCTCTGGCCAGTTCGACGTGTCGCCTGGCCCAGATCATGACCGCGTCACAGACCAGAATCATGGCTTCGAGGAAAGGCTTCTTGTCCCACATGTCGCGGGAATTGGTCGTATCGAGGGCGGCAAGCCTGGTCTTGGCCTCGTTCTGCATGTCCACAAGGCCGCGTTTCAGGACTTTCTCGTAGTCCGGAACCCACTGCAGGGCCGAGCGGTAGGAGGATGTCTCGCTGACCACGAATTTGGATTTGAGGCCGCGCTCGTCATGGTAGGTCACGTTGCGGAGCTCGGCCGGCAGCACCTGATTCAGGTGTTCGTGGTAGGTCTTGCCCTCCCAATACGGTGCAATTTCCTCCACAAGGATCTTCATGTC is a genomic window of Desulfomicrobium baculatum DSM 4028 containing:
- a CDS encoding sigma-54 interaction domain-containing protein yields the protein MFSKFFEQFLDSFKDAVCITDHAGIVVYLNNRHSELTGIPRESLLGKSAVEMMEHGLFDVVINPEIVKTKRSHSSIQNAGGRKLILEGTPILDESGEVAFVITFMRDVTTLMDLKRKLAIQKELLDAYQTMNMADQKYAAEYPRVVHSPAMRKIYSQIDNIAETDATVLLIGETGVGKDVVARHIHSVSPRSEKPFIKADCSSIPESLIETMLFGYTSGTFSGGSRHGKIGLIEAAASGTLFLDEIGDLPLTMQSSLLRLLQDREVMRVGATSASKVDVRVLAATNKDLEKEVRLGNFRSDLYYRLKVAVLKLPPLRERRADILPMAHGFLDFFCAKYRREMKISAEADDALLRHSWPGNARELENLIQGLVVTSRKSFIGVEDLPFARGTRGKPCVCPENLADVDLEGRTFKEIMQDLEGSVLRKAIDQFGSVNDAAKKLGINRSTVFRKLKELGETPRDGG
- the hpsH gene encoding (2S)-3-sulfopropanediol dehydratase activating enzyme, with product MSDMNQQGYVFNIQKYTVHDGAGIRTMVFLKGCPLRCDWCSNPESQHLRPELAFNMAKCLTPAVCGRCITSCPSSRIMDIEGLPAIDCALCGTAPDCVDACPTGALSVYGKAMTVDAVLNAVEQDGVFYARSGGGMTLSGGEAMFQPEFALALLRDARRRRINTVMETCGHCSTEALLEACGLLDGLIFDIKSMSSARHRQGTGVGNELILENFESVLRAYPDLPITVRTPVIPGFNDTEEDIRAIVAHLPKRERLTYELLPYHRMGQPKYQFLKRPFPMGDAKLAPALMARLKAIAA
- the hpsG gene encoding (2S)-3-sulfopropanediol dehydratase, with protein sequence MTTCCQSPQEERISGATQINRNGRERVYKILERNQFAVPHVDIERALYFTRSMQESEGELLTLRWAKALKHVAENMNVYITPDQLLAGRVGKLGRYGILYPEIDGDFYIEVMKDLPNRTKSPFLISDSDMKILVEEIAPYWEGKTYHEHLNQVLPAELRNVTYHDERGLKSKFVVSETSSYRSALQWVPDYEKVLKRGLVDMQNEAKTRLAALDTTNSRDMWDKKPFLEAMILVCDAVMIWARRHVELARDLAAGETDPRRKAELLQIAETCEHVPAYPARSFREAMQCQWFVQMFSRIEQKASAIISNGRMDQYLFPYYEADIRNGVITREEARELLECMWVDMAQFIDLYINPTGNEFQEGYAHWEAVTIGGQTPDGEDATNDLSYLFLESKRDFPLNYPDLAARIHSRSPERFLHEVALTVKDGSGFPKLINDEEVVPLYAIKGAPMSEALDYAVSGCTEARMPNRDTYTSGCVYINFASALEMLMHEGRMPHYGDEVIGLETGDPCAMQTWEEFYEAYKAQHLNLLRKAFQQQYVVDRLRPMHFAAPFSSLMHNLCMENMQDLHEYKIEGGVDYSYFEFLGYGTVVDSLAAIKKLVFEDKKLSMAEVVAALKANFEGYLPVREMLKGAPCYGNNDPYADSIAKDIDRFTQLEARRCSEERGIHVDVRYVPITSHVPFGKVVSATPNGRLAWTALSDGSSASHGADRNGPTAVMLSNYHTKNYGLTNRASRLLNIKLSPKCVAGDVGTRKVMDMIRTWCDLKLWHLQFNIVNRETLLAAQKDPDSYRSLLVRIAGYSAYFCDLSRDLQNDIIERTEHGDM